One window from the genome of Gambusia affinis linkage group LG14, SWU_Gaff_1.0, whole genome shotgun sequence encodes:
- the LOC122843802 gene encoding scavenger receptor cysteine-rich type 1 protein M130-like isoform X6 gives MKLLQFLCILQLSSLSPVLPDVFTPDPLTTETPEEFDYDPYVHHLGSTCRWTLRMPGDRSGEAVPLPPDFLDTLTKQICQDLKCGRVHTVKKTTAPVKSKCFHDCLLRDWRLQSCLQTLAAGCLVATEVVCGHQSVRLKGHEDQCAGRVEVWKDGNWGTVCDDRWDLREANVVCGQLGCGVALRVTGQNGLFPPGSGPIHLDELNCTGNEQNLWFCPGVQEKSDCGHKEDAGVVCSVSKASFGVTTAVLALAILNLVLCCLFCHCHVLTLFAKIRAVRPAQPLV, from the exons ATGAAGCTGCTTCAGTTCCTCTGCATCCTCCAGCTGAGCTCTCTGTCTCCAG ttctTCCTGATGTTTTCACTCCAGACCCTCTGACAACAGAGACGCCTGAAGAGTTTGACT ACGACCCTTATGTTCATCACCTCGGCAGCACATGCAGGTGGACTCTCAGGATGCCTGGAGACAGGAGTGGGGAGGCGGTTCCACTCCCACCAGACTTTTTAGACACTCTGACTAAGCAAATCTGCCAGGACCTTAAATGTGGAAGAGTTCACACTGTGAAGAAAACCACGGCGCCTGTCAAAAGCAAGTGCTTCCATGACTGTTTGCTCCGGGACTGGCGTCTACAGAGCTGCTTGCAGACGTTGGCGGCTGGATGCCTCGTGGCCACGGAAGTGGTCTGTG GTCATCAGTCTGTTCGGCTGAAGGGACACGAGGATCAGTGTGCCGGGCGGGTGGAGGTATGGAAGGACGGGAACTGGGGCACGGTGTGTGACGACAGATGGGACCTGAGAGAAGCCAACGTGGTTTGCGGCCAGCTGGGCTGTGGGGTCGCTCTGAGGGTGACGGGTCAGAATGGATTGTTCCCTCCAGGGAGCGGACCGATTCACCTAGACGAGCTGAACTGCACCGGGAACGAGCAGAACCTGTGGTTCTGTCCGGGTGTCCAGGAAAAGTCTGACTGCGGACACAAAGAGGATGCCGGTGTGGTGTGTTCAG TATCTAAGGCGTCCTTCGGAGTCACCACAGCAG TGCTTGCTCTGGCCATCCTGAATCTGGTTCTCTGCTGCCTTTTCTGTCACTGCCACG TTCTAACGTTGTTTGCAAAGATCCGGGCAGTGAGGCCAGCACAGCCGTTGGTTTGA
- the LOC122843802 gene encoding antigen WC1.1-like isoform X4, whose amino-acid sequence MKLLQFLCILQLSSLSPVLPDVFTPDPLTTETPEEFDYDPYVHHLGSTCRWTLRMPGDRSGEAVPLPPDFLDTLTKQICQDLKCGRVHTVKKTTAPVKSKCFHDCLLRDWRLQSCLQTLAAGCLVATEVVCGHQSVRLKGHEDQCAGRVEVWKDGNWGTVCDDRWDLREANVVCGQLGCGVALRVTGQNGLFPPGSGPIHLDELNCTGNEQNLWFCPGVQEKSDCGHKEDAGVVCSVSKASFGVTTAAPPAATPSLEHLCIISLSIAVLALAILNLVLCCLFCHCHVLTLFAKIRAVRPAQPLV is encoded by the exons ATGAAGCTGCTTCAGTTCCTCTGCATCCTCCAGCTGAGCTCTCTGTCTCCAG ttctTCCTGATGTTTTCACTCCAGACCCTCTGACAACAGAGACGCCTGAAGAGTTTGACT ACGACCCTTATGTTCATCACCTCGGCAGCACATGCAGGTGGACTCTCAGGATGCCTGGAGACAGGAGTGGGGAGGCGGTTCCACTCCCACCAGACTTTTTAGACACTCTGACTAAGCAAATCTGCCAGGACCTTAAATGTGGAAGAGTTCACACTGTGAAGAAAACCACGGCGCCTGTCAAAAGCAAGTGCTTCCATGACTGTTTGCTCCGGGACTGGCGTCTACAGAGCTGCTTGCAGACGTTGGCGGCTGGATGCCTCGTGGCCACGGAAGTGGTCTGTG GTCATCAGTCTGTTCGGCTGAAGGGACACGAGGATCAGTGTGCCGGGCGGGTGGAGGTATGGAAGGACGGGAACTGGGGCACGGTGTGTGACGACAGATGGGACCTGAGAGAAGCCAACGTGGTTTGCGGCCAGCTGGGCTGTGGGGTCGCTCTGAGGGTGACGGGTCAGAATGGATTGTTCCCTCCAGGGAGCGGACCGATTCACCTAGACGAGCTGAACTGCACCGGGAACGAGCAGAACCTGTGGTTCTGTCCGGGTGTCCAGGAAAAGTCTGACTGCGGACACAAAGAGGATGCCGGTGTGGTGTGTTCAG TATCTAAGGCGTCCTTCGGAGTCACCACAGCAG ctcctcctgcagccacCCCTTCTCTAGAACATCTCTGCATCATATCTCTGTCTATTGCAGTGCTTGCTCTGGCCATCCTGAATCTGGTTCTCTGCTGCCTTTTCTGTCACTGCCACG TTCTAACGTTGTTTGCAAAGATCCGGGCAGTGAGGCCAGCACAGCCGTTGGTTTGA
- the LOC122843802 gene encoding scavenger receptor cysteine-rich type 1 protein M130-like isoform X3, producing MKLLQFLCILQLSSLSPVLPDVFTPDPLTTETPEEFDYDPYVHHLGSTCRWTLRMPGDRSGEAVPLPPDFLDTLTKQICQDLKCGRVHTVKKTTAPVKSKCFHDCLLRDWRLQSCLQTLAAGCLVATEVVCGHQSVRLKGHEDQCAGRVEVWKDGNWGTVCDDRWDLREANVVCGQLGCGVALRVTGQNGLFPPGSGPIHLDELNCTGNEQNLWFCPGVQEKSDCGHKEDAGVVCSVSKASFGVTTAVLALAILNLVLCCLFCHCHVSSNVVCKDPGSEASTAVGLKNPMIVNVWSMKWKRRWTKA from the exons ATGAAGCTGCTTCAGTTCCTCTGCATCCTCCAGCTGAGCTCTCTGTCTCCAG ttctTCCTGATGTTTTCACTCCAGACCCTCTGACAACAGAGACGCCTGAAGAGTTTGACT ACGACCCTTATGTTCATCACCTCGGCAGCACATGCAGGTGGACTCTCAGGATGCCTGGAGACAGGAGTGGGGAGGCGGTTCCACTCCCACCAGACTTTTTAGACACTCTGACTAAGCAAATCTGCCAGGACCTTAAATGTGGAAGAGTTCACACTGTGAAGAAAACCACGGCGCCTGTCAAAAGCAAGTGCTTCCATGACTGTTTGCTCCGGGACTGGCGTCTACAGAGCTGCTTGCAGACGTTGGCGGCTGGATGCCTCGTGGCCACGGAAGTGGTCTGTG GTCATCAGTCTGTTCGGCTGAAGGGACACGAGGATCAGTGTGCCGGGCGGGTGGAGGTATGGAAGGACGGGAACTGGGGCACGGTGTGTGACGACAGATGGGACCTGAGAGAAGCCAACGTGGTTTGCGGCCAGCTGGGCTGTGGGGTCGCTCTGAGGGTGACGGGTCAGAATGGATTGTTCCCTCCAGGGAGCGGACCGATTCACCTAGACGAGCTGAACTGCACCGGGAACGAGCAGAACCTGTGGTTCTGTCCGGGTGTCCAGGAAAAGTCTGACTGCGGACACAAAGAGGATGCCGGTGTGGTGTGTTCAG TATCTAAGGCGTCCTTCGGAGTCACCACAGCAG TGCTTGCTCTGGCCATCCTGAATCTGGTTCTCTGCTGCCTTTTCTGTCACTGCCACG TTAGTTCTAACGTTGTTTGCAAAGATCCGGGCAGTGAGGCCAGCACAGCCGTTGGTTTGAAGAACCCGATGATCGTAAATGTGTGGTCGATGAAGTGGAAACGAAGATGGACCAAAGCTTGA
- the LOC122843802 gene encoding antigen WC1.1-like isoform X1 has protein sequence MKLLQFLCILQLSSLSPVLPDVFTPDPLTTETPEEFDYDPYVHHLGSTCRWTLRMPGDRSGEAVPLPPDFLDTLTKQICQDLKCGRVHTVKKTTAPVKSKCFHDCLLRDWRLQSCLQTLAAGCLVATEVVCGHQSVRLKGHEDQCAGRVEVWKDGNWGTVCDDRWDLREANVVCGQLGCGVALRVTGQNGLFPPGSGPIHLDELNCTGNEQNLWFCPGVQEKSDCGHKEDAGVVCSVSKASFGVTTAAPPAATPSLEHLCIISLSIAVLALAILNLVLCCLFCHCHVSSNVVCKDPGSEASTAVGLKNPMIVNVWSMKWKRRWTKA, from the exons ATGAAGCTGCTTCAGTTCCTCTGCATCCTCCAGCTGAGCTCTCTGTCTCCAG ttctTCCTGATGTTTTCACTCCAGACCCTCTGACAACAGAGACGCCTGAAGAGTTTGACT ACGACCCTTATGTTCATCACCTCGGCAGCACATGCAGGTGGACTCTCAGGATGCCTGGAGACAGGAGTGGGGAGGCGGTTCCACTCCCACCAGACTTTTTAGACACTCTGACTAAGCAAATCTGCCAGGACCTTAAATGTGGAAGAGTTCACACTGTGAAGAAAACCACGGCGCCTGTCAAAAGCAAGTGCTTCCATGACTGTTTGCTCCGGGACTGGCGTCTACAGAGCTGCTTGCAGACGTTGGCGGCTGGATGCCTCGTGGCCACGGAAGTGGTCTGTG GTCATCAGTCTGTTCGGCTGAAGGGACACGAGGATCAGTGTGCCGGGCGGGTGGAGGTATGGAAGGACGGGAACTGGGGCACGGTGTGTGACGACAGATGGGACCTGAGAGAAGCCAACGTGGTTTGCGGCCAGCTGGGCTGTGGGGTCGCTCTGAGGGTGACGGGTCAGAATGGATTGTTCCCTCCAGGGAGCGGACCGATTCACCTAGACGAGCTGAACTGCACCGGGAACGAGCAGAACCTGTGGTTCTGTCCGGGTGTCCAGGAAAAGTCTGACTGCGGACACAAAGAGGATGCCGGTGTGGTGTGTTCAG TATCTAAGGCGTCCTTCGGAGTCACCACAGCAG ctcctcctgcagccacCCCTTCTCTAGAACATCTCTGCATCATATCTCTGTCTATTGCAGTGCTTGCTCTGGCCATCCTGAATCTGGTTCTCTGCTGCCTTTTCTGTCACTGCCACG TTAGTTCTAACGTTGTTTGCAAAGATCCGGGCAGTGAGGCCAGCACAGCCGTTGGTTTGAAGAACCCGATGATCGTAAATGTGTGGTCGATGAAGTGGAAACGAAGATGGACCAAAGCTTGA
- the LOC122843802 gene encoding scavenger receptor cysteine-rich type 1 protein M130-like isoform X5 yields the protein MKLLQFLCILQLSSLSPVLPDVFTPDPLTTETPEEFDYDPYVHHLGSTCRWTLRMPGDRSGEAVPLPPDFLDTLTKQICQDLKCGRVHTVKKTTAPVKSKCFHDCLLRDWRLQSCLQTLAAGCLVATEVVCGHQSVRLKGHEDQCAGRVEVWKDGNWGTVCDDRWDLREANVVCGQLGCGVALRVTGQNGLFPPGSGPIHLDELNCTGNEQNLWFCPGVQEKSDCGHKEDAGVVCSVSKASFGVTTAVLALAILNLVLCCLFCHCHDPGSEASTAVGLKNPMIVNVWSMKWKRRWTKA from the exons ATGAAGCTGCTTCAGTTCCTCTGCATCCTCCAGCTGAGCTCTCTGTCTCCAG ttctTCCTGATGTTTTCACTCCAGACCCTCTGACAACAGAGACGCCTGAAGAGTTTGACT ACGACCCTTATGTTCATCACCTCGGCAGCACATGCAGGTGGACTCTCAGGATGCCTGGAGACAGGAGTGGGGAGGCGGTTCCACTCCCACCAGACTTTTTAGACACTCTGACTAAGCAAATCTGCCAGGACCTTAAATGTGGAAGAGTTCACACTGTGAAGAAAACCACGGCGCCTGTCAAAAGCAAGTGCTTCCATGACTGTTTGCTCCGGGACTGGCGTCTACAGAGCTGCTTGCAGACGTTGGCGGCTGGATGCCTCGTGGCCACGGAAGTGGTCTGTG GTCATCAGTCTGTTCGGCTGAAGGGACACGAGGATCAGTGTGCCGGGCGGGTGGAGGTATGGAAGGACGGGAACTGGGGCACGGTGTGTGACGACAGATGGGACCTGAGAGAAGCCAACGTGGTTTGCGGCCAGCTGGGCTGTGGGGTCGCTCTGAGGGTGACGGGTCAGAATGGATTGTTCCCTCCAGGGAGCGGACCGATTCACCTAGACGAGCTGAACTGCACCGGGAACGAGCAGAACCTGTGGTTCTGTCCGGGTGTCCAGGAAAAGTCTGACTGCGGACACAAAGAGGATGCCGGTGTGGTGTGTTCAG TATCTAAGGCGTCCTTCGGAGTCACCACAGCAG TGCTTGCTCTGGCCATCCTGAATCTGGTTCTCTGCTGCCTTTTCTGTCACTGCCACG ATCCGGGCAGTGAGGCCAGCACAGCCGTTGGTTTGAAGAACCCGATGATCGTAAATGTGTGGTCGATGAAGTGGAAACGAAGATGGACCAAAGCTTGA
- the LOC122843802 gene encoding antigen WC1.1-like isoform X2, whose translation MKLLQFLCILQLSSLSPVLPDVFTPDPLTTETPEEFDYDPYVHHLGSTCRWTLRMPGDRSGEAVPLPPDFLDTLTKQICQDLKCGRVHTVKKTTAPVKSKCFHDCLLRDWRLQSCLQTLAAGCLVATEVVCGHQSVRLKGHEDQCAGRVEVWKDGNWGTVCDDRWDLREANVVCGQLGCGVALRVTGQNGLFPPGSGPIHLDELNCTGNEQNLWFCPGVQEKSDCGHKEDAGVVCSVSKASFGVTTAAPPAATPSLEHLCIISLSIAVLALAILNLVLCCLFCHCHDPGSEASTAVGLKNPMIVNVWSMKWKRRWTKA comes from the exons ATGAAGCTGCTTCAGTTCCTCTGCATCCTCCAGCTGAGCTCTCTGTCTCCAG ttctTCCTGATGTTTTCACTCCAGACCCTCTGACAACAGAGACGCCTGAAGAGTTTGACT ACGACCCTTATGTTCATCACCTCGGCAGCACATGCAGGTGGACTCTCAGGATGCCTGGAGACAGGAGTGGGGAGGCGGTTCCACTCCCACCAGACTTTTTAGACACTCTGACTAAGCAAATCTGCCAGGACCTTAAATGTGGAAGAGTTCACACTGTGAAGAAAACCACGGCGCCTGTCAAAAGCAAGTGCTTCCATGACTGTTTGCTCCGGGACTGGCGTCTACAGAGCTGCTTGCAGACGTTGGCGGCTGGATGCCTCGTGGCCACGGAAGTGGTCTGTG GTCATCAGTCTGTTCGGCTGAAGGGACACGAGGATCAGTGTGCCGGGCGGGTGGAGGTATGGAAGGACGGGAACTGGGGCACGGTGTGTGACGACAGATGGGACCTGAGAGAAGCCAACGTGGTTTGCGGCCAGCTGGGCTGTGGGGTCGCTCTGAGGGTGACGGGTCAGAATGGATTGTTCCCTCCAGGGAGCGGACCGATTCACCTAGACGAGCTGAACTGCACCGGGAACGAGCAGAACCTGTGGTTCTGTCCGGGTGTCCAGGAAAAGTCTGACTGCGGACACAAAGAGGATGCCGGTGTGGTGTGTTCAG TATCTAAGGCGTCCTTCGGAGTCACCACAGCAG ctcctcctgcagccacCCCTTCTCTAGAACATCTCTGCATCATATCTCTGTCTATTGCAGTGCTTGCTCTGGCCATCCTGAATCTGGTTCTCTGCTGCCTTTTCTGTCACTGCCACG ATCCGGGCAGTGAGGCCAGCACAGCCGTTGGTTTGAAGAACCCGATGATCGTAAATGTGTGGTCGATGAAGTGGAAACGAAGATGGACCAAAGCTTGA
- the LOC122843803 gene encoding scavenger receptor cysteine-rich type 1 protein M130-like isoform X2, whose amino-acid sequence MKLLQFLCILQLSSLSPVLLDVFTPDPLTTETPEEFDYDPYVHHLGSTCRWTLRMPGDRSGEAVPLPPDFLDTLADQICQDLKCGRVYSVNKTTPPPNIKCYQQCLIRDWRLQKCLQVEMADCIVTTEVVCGHQSVRLKGHEDQCAGRVEVWKDGNWGTVCDDRWDLNNGDVVCEQLDCGVALRVTGQNGLFPPGSGPIHLEELNCTGNEQNLWFCPGVQENSICGHKEDAGVVCSDSKAFFGETTEGPKFIRPADSLTSQHFSIIFLSIGLVILVLLSMVFIRVYCNWHAKFRSVRTTEQTV is encoded by the exons ATGAAGCTGCTTCAGTTCCTCTGCATCCTCCAGCTGAGCTCTCTGTCTCCAG ttctTCTTGATGTTTTCACTCCAGACCCTCTGACAACAGAGACGCCTGAAGAGTTTGACT ACGACCCTTATGTTCATCACCTCGGCAGCACATGCAGGTGGACTCTCAGGATGCCTGGAGACAGGAGTGGGGAGGCGGTTCCACTCCCACCGGACTTTTTAGACACTCTGGCTGACCAGATCTGCCAGGACCTTAAATGTGGAAGAGTGTATTCTGTGAATAAAACCACACCGCCTCCCAACATCAAGTGCTACCAGCAGTGTCTTATCCGGGATTGGCGTCTGCAGAAGTGCTTACAGGTAGAGATGGCAGACTGCATCGTGACCACAGAAGTGGTCTGTG GTCATCAGTCTGTTCGGCTGAAGGGACACGAGGATCAGTGTGCCGGGCGGGTGGAGGTATGGAAGGACGGGAACTGGGGCACGGTGTGTGACGACAGATGGGACCTGAATAATGGCGACGTGGTTTGCGAACAGCTGGACTGTGGGGTCGCTCTGAGGGTGACGGGTCAGAATGGATTGTTCCCTCCAGGGAGCGGACCGATTCACCTAGAAGAGCTGAACTGCACCGGGAACGAGCAGAACCTGTGGTTCTGTCCGGGTGTCCAGGAAAACTCCATCTGTGGACACAAAGAGGATGCCGGTGTGGTGTGTTCAG ATTCAAAGGCGTTTTTTGGAGAAACCACAGAAG GTCCGAAATTCATTCGTCCTGCAGACAGTCTGACTTCGCAACATTTCAGCATCATATTTCTGTCTATTGGACTTGttattctggttctgctgagcATGGTTTTCATCCGCGTTTACTGTAATTGGCACG CAAAGTTTAGATCGGTGAGGACAACGGAGCAGACGGTTTGA